One genomic segment of Drosophila melanogaster chromosome 3L includes these proteins:
- the CG16775 gene encoding uncharacterized protein: MFSAKSSAIVAVVLVQMVAQIHGGVYSYEDKWVYLDKTLDLPEEAILGGVDPDGYYTYVGRVTYSSNILPARVVPELGKATYNTDTLGNQATTYEVLVSNATVGYHWIRSFDGFREKNAVSVGTNALSERVFICRVRCDESIFIGTLYLSKRMCIVKYDNFPLRQFDKYEILVRERHVAAVSPFVDGYIHH, encoded by the coding sequence ATGTTCTCAGCCAAGAGTTCTGCAATTGTGGCCGTAGTCCTCGTCCAGATGGTGGCTCAAATCCACGGAGGAGTCTACAGCTATGAGGACAAGTGGGTGTACCTGGACAAGACCCTGGACCTTCCAGAGGAAGCGATTCTCGGTGGCGTCGATCCCGATGGTTACTACACCTACGTGGGTCGTGTCACATACAGCAGTAACATTCTGCCAGCCCGAGTGGTACCGGAGCTGGGAAAGGCCACCTACAACACCGACACCTTGGGCAACCAAGCCACCACCTACGAGGTTCTGGTGTCCAACGCCACTGTCGGCTACCATTGGATCCGTAGTTTCGATGGTTTCCGGGAAAAGAACGCCGTATCTGTGGGAACCAACGCCCTCAGCGAGCGTGTCTTCATCTGTCGTGTCCGCTGTGATGAATCCATCTTTATCGGCACTCTGTACCTTTCCAAGCGGATGTGCATCGTCAAGTACGACAACTTTCCGCTCCGGCAGTTCGACAAGTACGAGATCCTTGTCCGCGAACGCCATGTAGCTGCCGTCTCGCCATTTGTTGATGGTTATATCCACCATTAA